The Alistipes megaguti sequence GGATCGGCAAGAAATATTACGGCATCGACATCCGCGAATACGGATCCAAGAATGCCGGTACCACCAACATGCTCCGCGTCCTCGGGAAACGGGCCGCAGCCCCGGTTTTCGTCCTCGACTTCCTAAAGGGTTTCGTCGCCGTGACGATCATCGAACTCATGCAGTATGACGACCTGATCGGAGCCAACGACCTTATAAACCTCAAGATCGGAGCCGTATTCGCCGCCGTCCTGGGCCACATCTTCCCCATCTTCGCCGGCTTCCGCGGCGGTAAGGGCGTCGCCACGCTCGTCGGCGCCGTGACGGGAATCTACCCGCCCGTGGCCATGCTCTGCTTCGGCGTCTGGCTCATCGTGCTGATGATCTTCCACTACGTGTCGCTGGCCTCGATGGTCGCCGGCTGCTGCTTCCCTGTCTTCACGCTCATCTCCCCGAAGGTCAACGGCTCGATTCCCTTCGTCGTCTTCTCGTTCGTCATCGCCATCCTGCTCATCTACACCCACCGCAAGAATATCGAACGACTCAAGGCCGGAACCGAATCGAAAATCTACATCTGGAAACCCCGACGCGTCAGGATTAACCCCGAAGCGGGGAGCGCATCCGACAAGCCGGCCTCCGGAACCAAGCCGGAAGACAACGCCCCCAAATCCGAATAACCCGGGGGAGGCTCTGCGAAAAGAAGCAGAGAAAGAGCCCGGCGAAAAGGAGCGGGCAACATACCGGCCAAACGAGGTCAGACGGGGACAAGCCACCTACAAGAGATAAAACCGAAAACAAATCCCTGCCTATGTTACAGGAGAACCTACTGAAAATATACGAAAAGAGTTTCCGCGAAAACCGCGAAATGTCGGCTCTGACCGACTATTTCAAGGACGAGACCTTCTCCTATTACGAAATGGCCAAGGAGATCGCCAAACTCCATCTGCTCTTCAAAAAGGCCGGCATCAAACAGGGCGACAAAATCGCCCTGATCGGACGCAACAACCCCCGATGGTGCATCACCTATCTGGCCACGATCACCTACGGCGCCGTCATCGTCCCCATCCTGCAGGACTTCACCCCCGCGGACGTCATCCACATCATCAACCACTCGGAAAGCCGCCTCTTGTTCCTGGGCGACAACTTCTGGGACGTCATCGAAGAGGATCAGATCCGCCAGATCGAGGCTGTCTTCTCGCTCACGGACTTCCACGTCATCTACGAACGCGACGGAAAGTCGCTCACCAAGTTCCAGCGCGACATCCTCAAGAACTACCGCACGAAATACCCCCGCGGATTCAGCGTCAACGACATCAAATACCCCGACGTCCCCAACGACCGCGTCATCCTCCTGAACTACACCTCCGGAACCACCGGATACTCCAAAGGGGTGATGCTCACGGTGAACAACCTCACCGGAAACGTCGTCTTCGCCATGTCGGCCCTCAACACCCAGACCGGCCAGCTCTACTTCCAGCGCGGAGGCCGCACGCTGTCGTTCCTGCCGCTGGCCCACGCCTACGGCTGCGCCTTCGACTTCCTGGCCCCGATGGCCGTCGGCGGTCACATCACCCTGCTGGGCCGCATTCCCTCGCCCAAGATCCTCATCGAGGCCATGGCCGTCGTCAAACCCACGATCATCTGCTGCGTGCCGATGATCCTCGAAAAGGTCTACCGCAAACAGGTCCTCCCGATGCTCGAAAAGGGCCCGATGTCCATCGCCATGAAGATTCCGCTGCTCAACACGGCCATCTACTCGGTCATCCGCAAGAAACTCATGGACGCCTTCGGCGGCAACGTCTCGATCTTCATCGTCGGCGGCGCCCCCATGAACCAGGAGACCGAATCCTTCCTGCGAAAGATCCACTTCCCGATCACGATCGGCTACGGCATGACCGAGTGTGCGCCGCTGATCAGTTTCGCCCCCGACAACGAATTCAAGCAGTCGTCGTGCGGCCGCTACCTCAAGGGGCTGCTCGAGGTGAAGATCGACTCGCCGGATCCCGAACACGTCGCCGGCGAGATCATCGTCCGCGGCGAACACGTCATGAAGGGCTACTACAAGAATGAAAAGGACACCGAAAAGGTGCTCGACCCCGACGGCTGGCTCCATACGGGCGACATGGGAACGATGGATCCCGACGGCACGCTCTACATCCGCGGCCGCTCGAAGACGATGATCCTCTCCGGAAACGGACAGAACATCTACCCCGAGGAGATCGAGGACAAGCTGAACAACATGTATCTGGTGCTGGAGTCGCTGGTACTCGACACCGGAAACGGACGTCTCAAGGCGCTGGTGGTCCCCGACTACGAACAGGCCGATGCCGAAGGCGTGGACAAGGCCGACCTGCCGCAGGTCATGCAGAAGAATCTGCAGGAACTCAACTCGCAGCTGGCCGCCTACGAGCGTGTGGCCGACATCGTGATCTACCCCACCGAGTTCGAGAAGACCCCCAAGCGCAGCATCAAGCGCTATCTCTACGAGCCGTCGCTGCTCAACAAATAGCGCAGAGGTCTGCATCCGTCACAAGGCCCGGTTTTTGAAAACCGGGCTTTTTGCGTATCTTTGGGTCATGAAATTCACCCGCAAGCAAGCCATTGGCGAAAATCTGCTCTACGTGATGGTCTGGGCGGCCATCATCCTGGTGCCGGTGCTCAACTCCCAGATGATGTCCGAAATGCACATCAATCTGGAAAACGTCCTCATCGCCTGGAGGCAGATCGCTCCCTATCTGATCATCTTCGTCATCCACAATACGTTCCT is a genomic window containing:
- the plsY gene encoding glycerol-3-phosphate 1-O-acyltransferase PlsY, giving the protein MILTIYTATTMIIIAYLLGSIPSAVWIGKKYYGIDIREYGSKNAGTTNMLRVLGKRAAAPVFVLDFLKGFVAVTIIELMQYDDLIGANDLINLKIGAVFAAVLGHIFPIFAGFRGGKGVATLVGAVTGIYPPVAMLCFGVWLIVLMIFHYVSLASMVAGCCFPVFTLISPKVNGSIPFVVFSFVIAILLIYTHRKNIERLKAGTESKIYIWKPRRVRINPEAGSASDKPASGTKPEDNAPKSE
- a CDS encoding AMP-binding protein, whose product is MLQENLLKIYEKSFRENREMSALTDYFKDETFSYYEMAKEIAKLHLLFKKAGIKQGDKIALIGRNNPRWCITYLATITYGAVIVPILQDFTPADVIHIINHSESRLLFLGDNFWDVIEEDQIRQIEAVFSLTDFHVIYERDGKSLTKFQRDILKNYRTKYPRGFSVNDIKYPDVPNDRVILLNYTSGTTGYSKGVMLTVNNLTGNVVFAMSALNTQTGQLYFQRGGRTLSFLPLAHAYGCAFDFLAPMAVGGHITLLGRIPSPKILIEAMAVVKPTIICCVPMILEKVYRKQVLPMLEKGPMSIAMKIPLLNTAIYSVIRKKLMDAFGGNVSIFIVGGAPMNQETESFLRKIHFPITIGYGMTECAPLISFAPDNEFKQSSCGRYLKGLLEVKIDSPDPEHVAGEIIVRGEHVMKGYYKNEKDTEKVLDPDGWLHTGDMGTMDPDGTLYIRGRSKTMILSGNGQNIYPEEIEDKLNNMYLVLESLVLDTGNGRLKALVVPDYEQADAEGVDKADLPQVMQKNLQELNSQLAAYERVADIVIYPTEFEKTPKRSIKRYLYEPSLLNK